One window of Streptomyces sp. FIT100 genomic DNA carries:
- a CDS encoding LLM class flavin-dependent oxidoreductase gives MTRDTGTGIGTDTDTGTGSPLHLAVALDGAGWHPAAWRAAGARPGDLFTPGYWADLVAEAERGLVDFVTLEDALGLQSAAFHRTDDRTDQVRGGLDAVLLAARIAPLTTRIGLVPTTNVTHTEPFHLAIGIATLDHASRGRAGWRPQISARAADATHFGRRTTPRLTDDDVRDPELIAARLRPLFAEAADVVEVARRLWDSWQDDAEIRDAATGRFIDRDKLHPIHFEGPHFSVRGPSITPRPPQGQPLVASLAHASVPYEFAARASDVVFVTPHDRAGTRAVLAQVDEAVARSGRDVRARPLKRFGDLLVFLDAEPGSAARRKARLDALAGAELASDAEVFTGTPGDLADLLLDWRSAGLDGFRLRPGTLPHDLVAITRGLVPELHRRRAFRTAYEAMTLRGHLGLPRPGSRYAPVRS, from the coding sequence ATGACCCGGGACACCGGGACCGGCATCGGCACCGACACCGACACCGGCACCGGCTCGCCGCTGCACCTCGCCGTCGCCCTCGACGGCGCCGGCTGGCACCCGGCCGCGTGGCGGGCCGCGGGCGCCCGTCCCGGCGATCTGTTCACGCCCGGATACTGGGCGGACCTGGTCGCCGAGGCCGAGCGCGGCCTCGTCGACTTCGTCACGCTCGAAGACGCCCTCGGCCTCCAGTCAGCCGCCTTCCACCGCACGGACGACCGCACCGACCAGGTCAGGGGCGGCCTCGACGCGGTCCTGCTCGCGGCCCGCATCGCCCCGCTCACCACGCGCATCGGTCTGGTGCCGACCACGAACGTCACCCATACGGAGCCGTTCCACCTCGCCATCGGCATCGCGACCCTCGACCACGCGAGCAGGGGCCGCGCCGGCTGGCGCCCGCAGATCTCCGCACGCGCCGCCGACGCCACGCATTTCGGCCGCCGTACGACTCCGCGGCTGACCGACGACGACGTGCGCGACCCGGAGCTGATCGCCGCGCGGCTGCGCCCGCTGTTCGCGGAGGCCGCAGACGTGGTGGAGGTGGCGCGGCGGCTGTGGGACAGCTGGCAGGACGACGCCGAGATACGGGATGCCGCGACGGGCCGCTTCATCGACCGCGACAAGCTGCACCCCATCCACTTCGAAGGCCCGCACTTCAGCGTGCGCGGCCCCTCGATCACACCCCGCCCGCCGCAGGGCCAGCCGCTCGTCGCGAGCCTCGCGCACGCTTCCGTGCCGTACGAGTTCGCGGCCCGCGCCTCCGACGTCGTCTTCGTCACGCCGCACGACCGCGCGGGCACCCGGGCGGTCCTCGCGCAGGTCGACGAGGCCGTGGCGCGTAGCGGCCGGGACGTACGGGCCAGGCCCCTCAAGAGGTTCGGTGACCTCCTCGTCTTCCTGGACGCCGAGCCGGGCTCCGCCGCCCGGCGCAAGGCCCGTCTGGACGCCCTGGCCGGCGCGGAGCTCGCCTCGGACGCCGAGGTCTTCACGGGCACCCCGGGCGACCTCGCCGACCTGCTGCTGGACTGGCGCTCCGCCGGGCTCGACGGCTTCCGGCTGCGTCCGGGCACGCTGCCGCACGACCTCGTCGCGATCACCCGTGGCCTGGTCCCCGAGCTGCACCGGCGCCGGGCCTTCCGCACCGCCTACGAGGCCATGACGCTCCGCGGCCATCTGGGCCTGCCCCGCCCCGGCAGCCGGTACGCTCCGGTGCGTTCGTAG
- a CDS encoding type 1 glutamine amidotransferase has product MAQPRVLVINNGTLSLKQLRRRFEELGSETEAVDVASVPARLDGRYQAIVLSGTKVRAYDRDYYKPLTDLVMGADVPVFGICGGMQILAVTAGGRLAEGPQRVGGYQVQVDKEEPIFTHVKPTVTVFHRHTLYLQEAPEGFRSIGRSEHAPVEFLRSDDGRIFGAQAHLEFRSDGLEILRGFAQLYQ; this is encoded by the coding sequence GTGGCGCAACCCCGTGTACTGGTCATCAACAACGGCACGCTGTCCCTGAAACAGCTCCGCCGGCGCTTCGAGGAGCTGGGCTCGGAGACCGAGGCGGTCGACGTGGCGTCGGTGCCCGCCCGGCTCGACGGCCGCTACCAGGCGATCGTCCTGAGCGGCACCAAGGTCCGGGCCTATGACCGCGACTACTACAAGCCGCTGACCGACCTCGTGATGGGCGCCGACGTCCCGGTCTTCGGGATCTGCGGCGGCATGCAGATCCTCGCGGTCACCGCGGGCGGGCGTCTGGCGGAGGGGCCGCAGCGGGTCGGCGGCTACCAGGTGCAGGTCGACAAGGAGGAGCCGATCTTCACCCATGTGAAGCCGACGGTGACCGTCTTCCACCGCCACACCCTCTACCTCCAGGAGGCCCCGGAGGGCTTCCGCTCCATCGGCCGCTCCGAGCACGCGCCTGTGGAGTTCCTGCGCTCCGACGACGGCCGGATCTTCGGCGCCCAGGCGCATCTGGAGTTCCGCAGCGACGGCCTGGAGATCCTCCGGGGCTTCGCACAGCTGTACCAGTGA
- a CDS encoding DUF418 domain-containing protein, with translation MAPEAVPSAEAARPPRTPSTGRLIGLDLARGLAILGMFAAHVGPGPSVGGPLGWVMEVARGRSSALFAVLAGFSLILLTGRPEPRTGLAGRQAVVGVVVRSGVLIALGYALTWVDTDVDVILAQFGVLFVLALPLRRLRASTLVLVAASAALVMPLVVFGLRAAVDGGSWADSVIAHDPLARVTGSDGLVELFITGAYPVPTWLPFVVAGMAVAKLDLGRPGVLPRVALCGGALAVLGYGGSWLALHLVPGALTGVNAASGTTAAASAWWSDAVGEHPVPGMPAWLLVAAPHSQTTWSVLGNAGVALVVLALCVMATDRSAQLRWAATPVIALGSVALTAYVGHILAIRALDVVEPPYSADLPVLLLFAVAAMAAALAWARAFRRGPLEYLIHAATTAATVTREGRPG, from the coding sequence ATGGCCCCTGAGGCAGTGCCCTCGGCCGAGGCGGCTCGCCCGCCCCGTACGCCGTCGACGGGGAGGCTGATCGGCCTGGACCTCGCACGGGGTCTGGCGATCCTGGGGATGTTCGCCGCACACGTCGGGCCCGGCCCGTCGGTGGGCGGCCCTCTGGGCTGGGTGATGGAGGTGGCGCGCGGCCGGTCCTCCGCCCTGTTCGCGGTGCTCGCCGGGTTCTCCCTGATCCTGCTCACCGGCCGGCCGGAGCCGCGGACCGGGCTCGCGGGCCGGCAGGCCGTGGTCGGGGTGGTGGTCCGCTCCGGCGTCCTGATCGCCCTGGGATACGCCCTGACCTGGGTGGACACCGATGTCGACGTGATCCTCGCCCAGTTCGGGGTGCTCTTCGTCCTCGCGCTCCCGCTGCGCCGGCTGCGGGCGTCCACCCTGGTCCTCGTCGCCGCGTCGGCCGCGCTCGTCATGCCCCTGGTCGTCTTCGGGCTCCGGGCCGCGGTCGACGGCGGGAGCTGGGCCGACTCGGTCATCGCCCACGATCCCCTGGCCCGGGTCACCGGCTCGGACGGCTTGGTCGAGCTGTTCATCACGGGTGCGTATCCGGTGCCGACCTGGCTGCCCTTCGTCGTGGCGGGCATGGCCGTGGCCAAGCTCGATCTCGGCCGGCCGGGAGTCCTGCCCAGGGTCGCCCTGTGCGGCGGGGCGCTGGCCGTGCTCGGCTACGGAGGGTCGTGGCTGGCCCTGCACCTGGTCCCGGGCGCGCTCACCGGTGTGAACGCGGCCTCCGGCACCACGGCCGCGGCCTCGGCCTGGTGGTCCGACGCGGTGGGCGAGCACCCCGTCCCCGGTATGCCCGCCTGGCTGCTGGTGGCCGCGCCGCACAGCCAGACGACGTGGTCCGTCCTGGGCAACGCCGGCGTCGCCCTCGTGGTCCTGGCCCTCTGTGTCATGGCCACCGACCGTTCGGCTCAGCTGCGGTGGGCGGCCACGCCGGTCATCGCGCTCGGCTCGGTCGCGCTGACCGCCTACGTCGGCCACATCCTCGCGATCAGGGCCCTGGACGTCGTCGAGCCGCCGTACTCCGCCGACCTGCCGGTGCTGCTCCTCTTCGCCGTGGCGGCGATGGCGGCGGCCCTCGCCTGGGCCCGCGCCTTCCGGCGCGGGCCCCTGGAGTACCTGATCCATGCCGCCACCACCGCGGCCACGGTCACCCGGGAAGGGCGACCGGGCTGA
- a CDS encoding Glu/Leu/Phe/Val dehydrogenase dimerization domain-containing protein has protein sequence MSELENPQDPAFTVHLNGSGGTIKGWVVVDSLYDGLAMGGTRMTTGVTEEEVAGLARDMTQKFTLAGLPIGGAKAGIVSDGSDREETFRTFGRTVKPLLFGGIHLGIDMGVTPADRAVFFDEAGYDPRYRLGAPDMPVDWRTYYEPLIDCTGHGVGVAAVTALEASGRTGPARVVVQGFGAVGRAVARFLEERGHTVVGVADVQGTISAERLPVAELVAITDEFGRIDRTRLPQDVTVSGGPDAWLDVDADLLVLAAQKYALGAENAHRLRARLVVEGANLASSAEAKEKVRAAGATLVPGVIANIGGAASAALAVTRVVPFDLAADARKAWVFDWVGDRVRQNTRDLLEIAAAGAGDPLPELLTARRKDRR, from the coding sequence ATGAGTGAGCTGGAAAACCCGCAGGACCCGGCGTTCACGGTCCATCTGAACGGCAGCGGCGGCACGATCAAGGGCTGGGTCGTCGTCGACTCGTTGTACGACGGCCTGGCGATGGGCGGCACCCGGATGACCACCGGTGTCACCGAGGAGGAGGTGGCCGGTCTCGCCCGCGACATGACACAGAAGTTCACCCTCGCCGGCCTGCCCATCGGCGGCGCCAAGGCCGGCATCGTCTCCGACGGCAGCGACCGCGAGGAGACCTTCCGCACCTTCGGCCGCACCGTCAAGCCGCTGCTGTTCGGCGGCATCCACCTCGGCATCGACATGGGCGTCACCCCGGCCGACCGCGCCGTCTTCTTCGACGAGGCGGGCTACGACCCGCGCTATCGGCTGGGCGCCCCGGACATGCCGGTCGACTGGCGCACGTACTACGAGCCGCTGATCGACTGCACCGGGCACGGCGTCGGCGTCGCCGCGGTCACCGCCCTGGAGGCGAGCGGCCGCACCGGGCCGGCGCGGGTGGTCGTGCAGGGCTTCGGCGCGGTGGGCCGCGCGGTCGCGCGGTTCCTTGAGGAGCGCGGGCACACCGTCGTGGGCGTGGCCGACGTGCAGGGCACCATCAGCGCGGAGCGGCTTCCGGTGGCCGAACTCGTCGCGATCACCGATGAGTTCGGGCGGATCGACCGCACCCGTCTGCCGCAGGACGTCACCGTCTCCGGCGGACCGGACGCCTGGCTCGACGTCGACGCCGACCTGCTCGTCCTCGCCGCGCAGAAGTACGCGCTGGGCGCCGAGAACGCGCACCGTCTGCGCGCCCGTCTCGTGGTCGAGGGCGCGAACCTCGCCTCCAGCGCCGAGGCGAAGGAGAAGGTGCGGGCCGCGGGCGCCACCCTGGTCCCGGGTGTGATCGCCAACATCGGCGGGGCCGCATCGGCCGCCCTGGCCGTCACCAGGGTCGTCCCCTTCGACCTGGCGGCGGACGCGCGCAAGGCATGGGTCTTCGACTGGGTCGGCGACCGGGTGCGGCAGAACACCCGGGATCTGCTGGAGATCGCCGCCGCGGGGGCGGGCGACCCGCTGCCGGAGCTGCTCACGGCCCGCCGCAAGGACCGCCGATGA
- a CDS encoding pyridoxal phosphate-dependent aminotransferase, translating to MPESAPVPMSATLAADEALARRRRAGERVLSMASGEIGLPAHPALRERLAAAAGENAYGPVAGSHALRDAAAGYWERRGLGIDPELVVAGPGSKPLLFALLLAVGGDVVVPVPSWVSYAAHARLVGARPVPVPTLPGEGGVPDPDRLREAVAAARAAGQDPRSVVVTVPDNPTGTVASPGTVRRLAAAARELDLVIVSDEIYCDLVYDTSAPAESPAVHAPERTVVTTGLTKNLALGGWRTGVARLPDSSVGHALHSRLVSVASQIWSSPPAPVQSAAAYAFGEPPEIAEHVAASRRLHRTVVGAVADRFTAAGAVLAPVRATCYLYPDFEPLRDHLARAHGVHGGADLARLLSERHGVGVLPASAFGESEDALRIRAATSRLYGDTDEQRTAALTAPDPLGLPWIRRDVERVGEVLAALTTTAPDPAPASPLASASASAPAPQS from the coding sequence ATGCCCGAATCCGCACCGGTCCCCATGTCGGCGACCCTCGCCGCCGACGAGGCCCTGGCCCGCAGGCGCCGAGCCGGGGAGCGGGTCCTTTCGATGGCCAGCGGGGAGATCGGCCTCCCCGCGCACCCCGCCCTGCGCGAACGGCTCGCCGCCGCGGCGGGCGAGAACGCGTACGGCCCCGTTGCCGGCAGCCACGCGCTGCGCGACGCGGCCGCCGGCTACTGGGAGCGGCGCGGCCTCGGCATCGACCCGGAGCTCGTCGTGGCGGGACCGGGCAGCAAGCCGCTCCTGTTCGCGCTGCTGCTCGCCGTCGGCGGCGACGTGGTCGTGCCCGTGCCGAGCTGGGTGAGTTACGCGGCGCACGCCCGGCTCGTGGGGGCGCGCCCCGTCCCCGTACCGACCCTCCCGGGCGAGGGCGGGGTGCCCGATCCCGACCGGCTGCGCGAGGCGGTCGCCGCGGCGCGCGCCGCCGGACAGGATCCGCGGTCCGTGGTGGTGACGGTGCCGGACAACCCGACCGGGACCGTCGCTTCGCCGGGCACGGTGCGGCGCCTGGCGGCGGCGGCCCGGGAGCTCGACCTGGTCATCGTGTCCGACGAGATCTACTGCGACCTCGTCTACGACACCTCGGCGCCCGCCGAGTCCCCGGCCGTGCACGCTCCCGAGCGCACCGTCGTCACCACCGGACTGACCAAGAACCTGGCGCTCGGCGGCTGGCGCACCGGCGTGGCCCGCCTCCCCGACAGCTCCGTCGGGCACGCCCTGCACAGCCGGCTCGTCTCCGTCGCCAGCCAGATCTGGTCCAGCCCGCCGGCGCCCGTGCAGTCCGCGGCCGCGTACGCGTTCGGCGAACCGCCGGAGATCGCCGAGCACGTCGCGGCGAGCCGCCGGCTGCACCGGACGGTGGTGGGCGCCGTGGCCGACCGCTTCACCGCGGCCGGGGCCGTCCTCGCCCCCGTACGCGCGACCTGCTATCTCTACCCGGACTTCGAGCCGCTCCGGGACCACTTGGCCCGCGCCCACGGCGTGCACGGCGGCGCCGACCTGGCCCGGCTCCTCAGCGAACGCCACGGCGTCGGTGTGCTCCCGGCGAGCGCCTTCGGCGAGTCCGAGGACGCACTGCGGATACGCGCCGCCACGAGCCGCCTCTACGGCGACACCGACGAGCAGCGCACGGCCGCGCTCACGGCGCCGGACCCGCTCGGGCTGCCGTGGATCCGGAGGGACGTCGAGCGGGTCGGCGAGGTCCTGGCGGCCCTGACCACCACCGCTCCCGACCCCGCCCCCGCCTCCCCACTCGCCTCTGCCTCTGCCTCTGCTCCTGCTCCGCAGTCCTGA
- a CDS encoding acetylglutamate kinase, which produces MSATGKSPQSPESREDRKSPPPTVVKLGGSCLDDLDGTWWDDLARHGQERPLVLVHGWSKPLKRLSPRYSEPSAILRDRYGNQSRWTTPEVIADIKTVSTRMAEEVFGRLERRGISAERLLGSDGLVSAGEGERWWWQGKQLVELENLVGPITGVDPAPLKSLRPGHAHLITPLARNAAGQEVNTDADRAAAAVAGATGASDLVLVTDVAHLLIDGEPVSRITAQAAADFRDKGATGGMRKKLRAAGEALERGVERVTIGSASVTDLLAARTGTVITRT; this is translated from the coding sequence ATGAGCGCCACCGGGAAGAGCCCGCAGAGCCCGGAGAGCCGGGAGGACCGGAAGAGCCCGCCCCCGACCGTGGTGAAACTCGGCGGCAGCTGCCTCGACGACCTCGACGGCACCTGGTGGGACGACCTGGCCCGGCACGGACAGGAGCGGCCGCTGGTCCTCGTGCACGGCTGGTCCAAGCCGCTCAAGCGGCTCAGCCCCCGCTACAGCGAGCCGTCGGCGATCCTGCGCGACCGGTACGGCAACCAGAGCCGCTGGACCACGCCCGAGGTCATCGCCGACATCAAGACCGTCAGCACCAGGATGGCCGAGGAGGTCTTCGGGCGGCTCGAACGACGGGGCATCTCGGCGGAGCGGCTGCTCGGCAGCGACGGTCTGGTCAGCGCCGGCGAGGGCGAGCGCTGGTGGTGGCAGGGCAAGCAGCTCGTCGAGCTGGAGAACCTCGTCGGCCCGATCACCGGGGTGGACCCGGCGCCGCTGAAGAGCCTCCGGCCTGGCCATGCCCACCTCATCACCCCGCTGGCCCGGAACGCGGCGGGCCAGGAGGTCAACACCGATGCCGACCGGGCCGCCGCCGCCGTCGCGGGGGCCACCGGCGCGTCCGACCTGGTCCTCGTCACCGATGTCGCACATCTGCTGATCGACGGGGAGCCCGTGTCCCGGATCACCGCGCAGGCCGCGGCCGACTTCCGCGACAAGGGCGCCACCGGTGGCATGCGCAAGAAACTGCGGGCCGCCGGCGAGGCCCTGGAACGCGGCGTGGAGCGGGTCACCATCGGCAGCGCGTCCGTCACGGACCTGCTCGCCGCCCGTACCGGCACTGTCATCACGCGAACGTGA
- a CDS encoding NtaA/DmoA family FMN-dependent monooxygenase (This protein belongs to a clade of FMN-dependent monooxygenases, within a broader family of flavin-dependent oxidoreductases, the luciferase-like monooxygenase (LMM) family, some of whose members use coenzyme F420 rather than FMN.), whose translation MPAVGKKQLHLAAQLPGIHNVTVWSDPRSESQIAIDSFVRLAQTAERGRFDFFFLAEGLRLREHKGRIYELDVAGRPENLTVLSALAAVTTHLGLAATVNATFNEPYEVARRLATLDHLSGGRAAWNVVTSFDAFTGENFRRGGFLTEADRYTRAAEFLATARALWDSWADDDVRADARAGEFLRPGAGEFAHRGRHFDVSGRFATPRGPQGHPVVIQAGESDAGREFAASDADVIFSKYNRLGEARAFYRDVKGRLARYGRAPDELRIIPTATAVVADTDEEAAAYADEITRAQVSPQTAIAHLEAVWGRDLSAYDPDGPLPDVDPEPDAQVLKGHSVFRKGREETARRWRGLAEERGLTIRELVIEVGGGQTFVGSPRTVADAIDRFVQTDGADGFVFVPHLTPGGLDDLVDRVVPLLQEKGVFREEYAGTTLRDHLGLRRPDLTRRHSRPSTTEAS comes from the coding sequence GTGCCCGCCGTCGGAAAGAAGCAGCTGCACCTCGCGGCGCAGCTGCCCGGCATCCACAACGTGACCGTCTGGTCGGACCCCCGGTCCGAGAGCCAGATCGCCATCGACTCCTTCGTGCGGCTCGCGCAGACCGCCGAACGCGGCAGGTTCGACTTCTTCTTCCTCGCCGAAGGGCTGCGGCTGCGCGAGCACAAGGGCCGCATCTACGAACTGGACGTGGCGGGCCGCCCGGAGAACCTGACGGTGCTCAGCGCACTCGCGGCCGTCACCACGCATCTGGGACTCGCCGCCACGGTCAACGCCACCTTCAACGAGCCGTACGAGGTGGCGCGCAGGCTCGCGACCCTCGACCACCTGAGCGGAGGCCGGGCGGCCTGGAACGTGGTCACCAGCTTCGACGCGTTCACCGGCGAGAACTTCCGCCGCGGCGGTTTCCTCACGGAGGCCGACCGCTACACACGCGCCGCCGAATTCCTGGCCACCGCCCGCGCCTTGTGGGACAGCTGGGCCGACGACGACGTACGCGCCGACGCCCGTGCCGGGGAGTTCCTCCGCCCCGGCGCCGGGGAGTTCGCCCACCGCGGCCGGCACTTCGACGTCTCGGGGCGGTTCGCCACACCGCGCGGCCCGCAAGGACACCCCGTGGTCATCCAGGCCGGGGAGTCCGACGCGGGACGGGAGTTCGCCGCCTCCGACGCCGACGTCATCTTCAGCAAGTACAACAGGCTCGGCGAGGCCCGCGCCTTCTACCGGGATGTGAAGGGGCGCCTGGCCCGGTACGGCCGGGCGCCCGACGAGCTCAGGATCATCCCCACCGCCACGGCCGTCGTCGCCGACACCGACGAGGAGGCCGCGGCGTACGCCGACGAGATCACCCGCGCCCAGGTCAGCCCGCAGACCGCGATCGCCCATCTGGAGGCCGTCTGGGGCCGCGACCTGTCCGCGTACGACCCGGACGGGCCGCTGCCCGATGTCGACCCGGAGCCCGACGCGCAGGTCCTCAAAGGGCATTCGGTGTTCCGCAAGGGCCGGGAGGAGACGGCGCGGCGGTGGCGCGGGCTCGCGGAGGAGCGGGGACTGACCATCCGTGAGCTGGTCATCGAGGTCGGCGGCGGCCAGACGTTCGTCGGCAGCCCGCGCACCGTCGCCGACGCCATCGACCGTTTCGTGCAGACCGACGGGGCCGACGGCTTCGTCTTCGTCCCGCATCTGACGCCCGGCGGTCTGGACGACCTCGTGGACCGGGTGGTGCCGCTGCTTCAGGAGAAGGGCGTGTTCCGCGAGGAGTACGCGGGGACGACACTGCGGGACCATCTGGGCCTGCGACGGCCGGACCTCACCCGGCGGCATTCGCGCCCGTCGACGACGGAGGCGTCATGA
- a CDS encoding AMP-binding protein, whose product MSAVTTAGTATGTAATTPAGTAAGTPAASPEERAAEYRRRGWWRDETFLDDLRRQAREHPHKLAVAGRRIAESRTDTLDYAELARLTDRFAGALLELGVRRGDFVAVQLPNRWEMVPLMFACMRVGAVICPISPICPEGELRHRLGLTGARVCITLPEWSGTPLADIVTGLKDELPTLDHVLVVDGPVPDGALSFHDHFVAVEREEHGGAEPDGSALTADEPFVVLFTSGTTGESKGVLHSQNTVHSAVRGYVDAFGLGEDWVAAVSTPLVHYSGFAQGVLAGVMLGGTVAFQDVRRNEALLDLVERYGATLLYGPPATLADVAASQRAEKRDTSTLRHVVIGSAPVLAQLADEVHETLGARTYSLWGMSENGPVTMTRPGDPADWAAHSNGRAIDAMETHIDPSDVDGGGDVVGGLKVRGASLALGYHRREEAFAAELGADGWFDTGDLARDDGRGGIRIIGRARDAILRDGLVAPMTELEAVIAGHPKAVEAALVGLPQAVDGHGTVICAVVVPSGGAGPSLDEIRSHLGESGHDARFLPDRVELVPALPKTLTGKVRKAELRQRYAATAT is encoded by the coding sequence ATGAGCGCGGTGACCACGGCGGGCACGGCGACGGGTACGGCGGCGACCACGCCGGCGGGTACGGCGGCGGGTACGCCGGCCGCGTCGCCCGAGGAGCGCGCCGCCGAGTACCGGCGGCGCGGCTGGTGGCGGGACGAGACCTTCCTCGACGACCTGCGCCGCCAGGCCCGCGAGCACCCGCACAAGCTCGCCGTGGCGGGCCGCCGCATCGCCGAATCGCGCACCGACACCCTCGACTACGCCGAGCTGGCACGGCTGACCGACCGGTTCGCCGGAGCACTGCTCGAACTCGGCGTGCGGCGCGGTGACTTCGTCGCCGTCCAGCTCCCCAACCGGTGGGAGATGGTGCCGCTGATGTTCGCCTGTATGCGCGTCGGCGCCGTCATCTGCCCGATCTCGCCGATCTGCCCGGAGGGCGAGCTGCGCCACCGGCTCGGCCTCACCGGGGCCCGGGTGTGCATCACGCTCCCGGAGTGGTCGGGCACGCCGTTGGCGGACATCGTCACGGGGCTCAAGGACGAACTCCCCACCCTGGACCACGTGCTGGTCGTGGACGGGCCGGTGCCGGACGGCGCGCTCTCGTTCCACGACCACTTCGTCGCCGTCGAGCGGGAGGAGCACGGAGGCGCCGAGCCGGACGGTTCGGCGCTGACGGCCGACGAGCCGTTCGTCGTCCTGTTCACCTCCGGCACCACCGGCGAGTCCAAGGGCGTCCTGCACAGCCAGAACACCGTCCACTCGGCCGTGCGCGGCTACGTCGACGCGTTCGGGCTCGGCGAGGACTGGGTGGCCGCCGTGTCCACCCCCCTCGTGCACTACTCGGGCTTCGCGCAGGGCGTCCTCGCGGGCGTCATGCTCGGCGGCACCGTCGCCTTCCAGGACGTGCGCAGGAACGAGGCGCTGCTCGACCTGGTGGAGCGCTACGGCGCCACGCTCCTGTACGGGCCGCCCGCCACGCTCGCCGACGTGGCCGCCTCGCAGCGGGCCGAGAAGCGCGACACCAGCACGCTGCGGCACGTGGTGATCGGCTCCGCGCCGGTCCTGGCCCAACTGGCCGACGAGGTCCACGAGACGCTCGGCGCACGCACCTACTCGCTGTGGGGCATGTCCGAGAACGGCCCCGTGACCATGACCCGTCCCGGGGACCCCGCGGACTGGGCGGCGCACAGCAACGGCCGCGCCATCGACGCCATGGAGACACACATCGACCCGTCGGACGTCGACGGCGGCGGCGATGTCGTGGGCGGACTCAAGGTGCGCGGCGCGTCCCTGGCGCTCGGCTACCACCGGCGCGAGGAGGCGTTCGCGGCAGAGCTCGGCGCGGACGGCTGGTTCGACACCGGGGACCTGGCGCGGGACGACGGCCGCGGCGGCATCCGCATCATCGGCCGCGCACGCGACGCGATCCTCCGCGACGGCCTCGTGGCGCCCATGACGGAGCTGGAGGCGGTCATCGCCGGCCACCCGAAGGCCGTCGAGGCCGCGCTGGTGGGGCTTCCGCAGGCCGTGGACGGGCACGGGACCGTGATCTGCGCGGTGGTGGTCCCGTCCGGCGGGGCCGGCCCCTCGCTCGACGAGATCCGCTCCCACCTCGGGGAGTCCGGCCACGACGCCCGCTTCCTGCCGGACCGCGTGGAGCTGGTGCCCGCCCTGCCCAAGACCCTGACGGGCAAGGTCCGCAAGGCGGAGCTCCGGCAGCGGTACGCCGCGACGGCCACCTGA
- a CDS encoding fumarylacetoacetate (FAA) hydrolase, which translates to MPLPTLFEAMYKGSRHVGFGRPESGAPQTLYRVADGQLAAAFIATDGSEAAVRAAVAEGAETVTVTAGDPEVRPLPPLLPQATGNALLSGFMGTHKKKWGGQTAPEGGDFTPPRWFFKGFGDWVRLPGETLNVPADPVALIEEPEVALVYVNDAEGTPHYAGYTFGNDLCDIGLHRKDPGYNPYCKLCDTALTPWLFLGEPPLSVTGRVTIVRDGATAWEGNFDCGADALYFRVRDMAEHLFSFPAVRRPGLVNYVLLGADEASFHDGFRIADGDRIAIDVKSHDVAFENTVRYVSPAPLSPAATTGVS; encoded by the coding sequence ATGCCACTTCCGACCCTCTTCGAGGCCATGTACAAGGGCAGCCGCCATGTCGGCTTCGGCAGGCCCGAGTCCGGCGCGCCGCAGACCCTGTACCGGGTGGCCGACGGGCAGCTCGCCGCGGCGTTCATCGCCACGGACGGCTCGGAGGCCGCGGTCAGGGCCGCCGTCGCCGAGGGAGCCGAGACGGTCACCGTCACCGCCGGCGACCCCGAGGTGCGGCCGCTGCCGCCGCTGCTGCCGCAGGCCACCGGGAACGCGCTGCTGAGCGGCTTCATGGGCACGCACAAGAAGAAGTGGGGCGGGCAGACCGCCCCGGAGGGCGGGGATTTCACGCCGCCCCGCTGGTTCTTCAAGGGCTTCGGCGACTGGGTCCGGCTGCCGGGGGAGACGCTGAACGTGCCCGCGGATCCGGTCGCCCTCATCGAGGAGCCCGAGGTCGCCCTCGTCTACGTCAACGACGCCGAGGGCACCCCGCACTACGCGGGCTACACCTTCGGCAACGACCTGTGCGACATCGGCCTGCACCGCAAGGACCCCGGCTACAACCCGTACTGCAAGCTGTGCGACACCGCGCTCACGCCCTGGCTGTTCCTCGGCGAGCCGCCGCTCTCGGTGACCGGCCGGGTCACCATCGTGCGGGACGGCGCGACCGCCTGGGAGGGCAACTTCGACTGCGGCGCCGACGCCCTGTACTTCCGGGTGCGGGACATGGCGGAGCACCTGTTCTCGTTCCCGGCGGTGCGGCGCCCCGGCCTGGTCAACTACGTACTCCTGGGGGCCGACGAGGCCAGCTTCCACGACGGCTTCCGGATCGCCGACGGCGACCGGATCGCCATCGACGTGAAGAGCCACGACGTGGCCTTCGAGAACACGGTGCGGTACGTCTCCCCGGCTCCGCTCTCCCCCGCGGCCACCACCGGAGTGTCGTGA